A part of Melittangium boletus DSM 14713 genomic DNA contains:
- a CDS encoding CapA family protein: MDAYLLDALKEVIQKLKTRLEDHQGEVVATLERVSSGELKMTETISPEEEDYARALFGWVAQVGPQKVLASLLPLLANPAALKGGIPFDEILDPGFSVMPPLPEGLKDKRHLTKLAVLLVSYIFYDSFHYPQVEKGVYDISGNPFQKLKWLYRYWFNQLEVAEKGSGLEAFFAAQNLDFFKENGASPAPEGKVPVVHSLSVSCAGDLLAVDALIPENTPHLFDDITDFYSTADIVSANLESTVDKHQQVGRTQSPGQPARMNTSQAMFDKFRHEAKINYFSTATNHAMDWGVEGVLATLEVLKKSGAYYSGTAASQAEQDDVVVVEKNGIKVALLAYTFDLNGYKVPADRPYLANEVRFNDAFPAPNYALIKKQVAAAKAKGADWIIAYCHWGWEFEMYPHVNIVEAAHKVIECGVDTILGNHPHVSQPAQLIPRLGKQDALVVYAFGDFVSYHPESRNSKLAYAIKFNIGKVHGTTGLFDLQALPIYIVNEDLGEKRFNCRIVKFFDVLENPDGYGLTDLEKRQLTHLREKVWEDILSPLSNLPKWTRGD, translated from the coding sequence ATGGATGCATATTTACTGGATGCGTTGAAAGAAGTCATACAGAAGCTCAAGACCCGCCTTGAGGATCATCAGGGCGAAGTCGTGGCCACGCTTGAGCGCGTGTCGTCGGGCGAATTGAAGATGACCGAGACGATCAGTCCTGAGGAAGAGGACTATGCTCGGGCTCTGTTCGGCTGGGTGGCGCAAGTGGGCCCGCAGAAGGTCCTAGCGTCGCTGCTGCCCCTGTTGGCCAACCCTGCCGCACTCAAGGGGGGGATCCCGTTTGACGAAATCCTGGACCCTGGGTTTTCGGTCATGCCACCTCTTCCGGAGGGGCTTAAAGACAAGCGCCACTTGACCAAGCTAGCGGTTCTGCTGGTGAGCTACATTTTTTATGATTCGTTCCACTACCCGCAGGTAGAGAAGGGCGTCTATGACATCTCGGGCAATCCCTTCCAAAAGCTCAAGTGGCTCTACCGCTACTGGTTCAACCAGCTTGAAGTCGCGGAGAAAGGCTCGGGGCTGGAAGCTTTCTTCGCGGCGCAGAACCTTGATTTCTTTAAAGAGAATGGCGCATCGCCAGCTCCCGAAGGCAAGGTCCCTGTTGTTCACTCTCTGTCTGTTTCGTGTGCGGGAGATCTGCTCGCGGTCGATGCCCTGATCCCTGAAAACACACCGCACCTGTTCGACGACATCACCGATTTCTACAGCACCGCTGACATCGTGAGCGCCAACCTGGAGTCAACCGTCGACAAGCATCAACAGGTGGGACGCACTCAGTCGCCGGGTCAACCGGCAAGAATGAATACGTCCCAGGCGATGTTCGACAAGTTCCGCCACGAAGCGAAGATCAACTATTTCAGCACCGCGACCAACCACGCGATGGACTGGGGCGTGGAGGGCGTGCTCGCCACACTCGAGGTTTTGAAAAAGTCGGGCGCCTACTATTCCGGCACTGCCGCGAGCCAGGCCGAGCAGGATGATGTGGTAGTGGTTGAGAAGAATGGCATCAAGGTCGCCCTGCTGGCCTACACCTTCGATCTCAACGGCTACAAGGTACCCGCCGACAGGCCTTACCTCGCCAACGAGGTGCGGTTCAACGATGCCTTCCCGGCCCCCAATTACGCGCTGATCAAGAAGCAGGTGGCGGCGGCAAAAGCCAAAGGCGCGGACTGGATCATCGCCTACTGCCATTGGGGGTGGGAGTTCGAGATGTACCCCCACGTCAATATTGTCGAAGCCGCGCACAAGGTGATCGAGTGCGGCGTTGACACGATCCTCGGCAACCACCCGCATGTCAGTCAGCCCGCGCAGCTTATTCCGCGCCTGGGCAAGCAGGATGCGCTGGTGGTCTACGCGTTTGGCGACTTCGTCAGCTACCACCCGGAAAGCCGCAATTCAAAGCTGGCTTATGCCATCAAGTTCAACATCGGCAAGGTCCACGGCACGACGGGCTTGTTCGACCTTCAGGCGCTGCCGATCTACATCGTCAATGAGGATCTGGGTGAAAAAAGATTCAACTGCCGTATCGTCAAGTTCTTCGATGTGCTGGAGAATCCGGACGGCTACGGTCTGACTGACCTTGAGAAGCGGCAACTGACGCACCTGCGTGAAAAGGTGTGGGAAGACATTCTGTCTCCGCTTTCAAACCTCCCGAAGTGGACGCGGGGTGATTAA
- a CDS encoding discoidin domain-containing protein, which translates to MTRRSMERLRGLLCALAMMGGVWAALDGRTAHAASGNLALSGTVSASSASADALKARDGSLSTAWIASGTASPQWLQFDLGALHTLSRVEQSFTQLGTWRFKIEASIDGTNWAALVDRTTGAAGQVFGESVNGTFRYVKLTVTGSQEGFAASSRELRVFGTNEGDNIALGRPLSASSSLAEYAPGKAADANTSTYWVAGSASLPQWLKVDLGSPSLVTGVEQNFKDFDTYRFKIEGSPDDKTWTVLLDGSAGLAGQSFARGVSGTYRYVRLTVQSSASAYWASSTEFKVYGFANLALGRSGRASTVSPGYEITRATDSNPTTYWCATSASMPQWMIIDLGGLSDVRRVEQTFVDVDTYQFKVEGSVDQSAWTMLLDKSGGATGQTWGQAVNGTYRYLRLTVLSSAAGHWASSQEFRVFGVPIERNLALGASGSSSSLAPGYEPAKALDGNGASYWCASGPSLPEWLKVDLGHPSLIKRIEQSFVDHDTHRFKLEGSTNNTTWTTLLDKSTGATGKDFVQDVNGTYRYIRLTVYGSAAGHWASSQELKVIGVGSPPRARWWEEGAGVMRYYPKYYHITLNTIASELDELRSRGYGAIELMAPYTGPADVWAGLGATDNYSIDPSIGTLADFQNLLTQAHARGMRVLMFGNVGYARDTASFFLKAQDDNRNNVYSKERMWFHFRSTGGERWYWSSRAGAYYYAFWGQNIPSYNFNTQEWRDETRKYIRFWMDKGLDGFALDAPAVYDGITPAINNAHITDVLRTYDTWANSEGAPGPGYVTDWHYNSIQDYELTNWGGSGFSTLIPAINNQNPDGIENILKNNRDAINAAGGITQTPPSWEIAGVPAPKRLLEIATLTTLGTLFYLHNGQHTLLPHETVIPDWSQADQTRLWSLMRAQASYKALSPAGSRVKLSTQDNRRFYAFKRTNKDGSVKALVILNYQGSSQSITVNLANTGIQTSQTPVDLLTGGAGPAITSASYTVTLPAYGFTVLGVD; encoded by the coding sequence ATGACAAGGCGAAGCATGGAGCGACTGCGGGGCTTGTTGTGCGCGCTCGCGATGATGGGCGGCGTGTGGGCGGCGTTGGACGGGCGGACGGCACACGCGGCGAGTGGCAACCTGGCGCTCTCGGGGACGGTCTCGGCGTCTTCCGCCTCCGCGGATGCGCTCAAGGCGCGGGACGGAAGCCTGTCCACGGCCTGGATCGCCAGCGGGACGGCCAGTCCCCAGTGGCTCCAGTTCGACCTGGGCGCGCTGCACACCCTGAGCCGGGTGGAGCAGTCCTTCACCCAGTTGGGCACCTGGCGCTTCAAGATCGAGGCGTCGATCGACGGGACGAACTGGGCCGCCCTGGTGGACAGGACGACGGGCGCGGCGGGGCAGGTGTTTGGCGAGAGCGTCAATGGAACGTTCCGCTACGTGAAGCTGACCGTGACGGGCTCCCAGGAAGGCTTCGCGGCCTCCAGCAGGGAACTGCGCGTCTTCGGAACGAACGAGGGGGACAACATCGCGCTGGGCAGGCCGTTGTCCGCGTCCTCGAGCCTGGCGGAGTACGCGCCGGGGAAGGCCGCGGATGCCAACACCTCGACCTACTGGGTCGCGGGCAGCGCGAGCCTGCCGCAGTGGCTGAAGGTGGACCTCGGCTCCCCGAGCCTCGTCACCGGCGTGGAACAGAACTTCAAGGACTTCGACACCTACCGGTTCAAGATCGAGGGCTCCCCGGATGACAAGACGTGGACCGTGCTGCTGGATGGGAGCGCGGGGCTCGCGGGCCAGTCCTTCGCGCGGGGCGTGAGTGGAACCTACCGGTACGTGCGCCTGACGGTGCAGTCCTCGGCGTCCGCCTACTGGGCGAGCAGCACCGAGTTCAAGGTGTATGGCTTCGCCAACCTGGCGCTGGGCAGGTCGGGGCGGGCGTCGACCGTCTCCCCTGGCTATGAAATCACCCGGGCCACGGACTCGAATCCCACCACCTACTGGTGCGCCACCAGCGCGAGCATGCCGCAGTGGATGATCATCGACCTGGGTGGCCTGTCCGACGTGCGGCGCGTGGAACAGACCTTCGTGGACGTGGACACCTACCAGTTCAAGGTCGAGGGCTCCGTGGATCAATCCGCGTGGACGATGCTCCTGGACAAGAGCGGGGGCGCCACGGGCCAGACGTGGGGACAGGCCGTCAACGGCACCTACCGCTACCTGCGGCTCACCGTGCTCTCCTCGGCCGCCGGGCACTGGGCCAGCAGCCAGGAGTTCAGGGTGTTTGGCGTCCCGATCGAGAGGAACCTGGCCCTGGGGGCCTCGGGCTCCTCGTCGTCGCTCGCGCCCGGGTACGAGCCCGCCAAGGCGCTGGATGGCAATGGCGCGTCGTACTGGTGCGCCAGCGGCCCGAGCCTGCCCGAATGGCTCAAGGTGGACCTGGGCCACCCCAGCCTCATCAAGCGGATTGAACAGTCCTTCGTCGATCATGACACCCACCGCTTCAAGCTCGAGGGGTCCACGAACAACACCACGTGGACGACGCTGCTGGACAAGTCGACGGGCGCCACGGGCAAGGACTTCGTCCAGGACGTGAACGGCACCTACCGCTACATCCGGCTCACCGTCTACGGCTCGGCCGCCGGGCACTGGGCCAGCAGCCAGGAGTTGAAGGTCATCGGCGTGGGTTCGCCTCCCCGGGCCCGGTGGTGGGAGGAAGGGGCGGGCGTCATGCGGTACTACCCCAAGTATTACCACATCACCCTGAACACGATCGCGAGCGAGTTGGATGAGCTGCGGTCGCGAGGCTATGGGGCCATCGAACTCATGGCGCCCTATACCGGGCCCGCGGATGTGTGGGCGGGACTGGGGGCCACGGACAACTACAGCATCGACCCGTCCATCGGGACCCTGGCGGACTTCCAGAACCTGCTCACCCAGGCGCATGCACGGGGAATGCGCGTGTTGATGTTTGGCAATGTCGGGTACGCGCGGGACACGGCCTCGTTCTTCCTCAAGGCGCAGGACGACAACCGCAACAACGTCTACAGCAAGGAGCGCATGTGGTTCCACTTCCGCTCGACCGGCGGAGAGCGTTGGTACTGGAGCAGCAGGGCGGGGGCCTACTACTACGCCTTTTGGGGACAGAACATCCCGTCCTACAACTTCAACACCCAGGAGTGGCGGGACGAGACGCGCAAGTACATCCGGTTCTGGATGGACAAGGGGCTGGATGGCTTCGCCCTGGACGCGCCCGCCGTTTATGACGGCATCACCCCGGCCATCAACAACGCGCACATCACGGACGTGCTGCGCACCTACGACACCTGGGCCAACTCCGAGGGCGCCCCCGGCCCGGGCTATGTGACGGACTGGCATTACAACAGCATCCAGGACTACGAGCTCACCAACTGGGGCGGCTCCGGGTTCAGCACCCTCATTCCGGCCATCAACAACCAGAACCCCGATGGGATCGAGAACATCCTGAAGAACAACCGGGACGCCATCAACGCCGCGGGGGGGATTACCCAAACGCCGCCGAGCTGGGAGATCGCCGGGGTGCCCGCCCCCAAGCGCCTGCTGGAGATCGCGACGCTGACGACCCTGGGGACCCTGTTCTACCTGCACAACGGACAACACACGCTCCTGCCCCACGAGACCGTCATCCCCGATTGGTCGCAGGCGGATCAAACCCGGCTCTGGAGCCTGATGCGGGCGCAGGCCTCCTACAAGGCCTTGTCCCCGGCGGGCTCGCGCGTGAAGTTGAGCACCCAGGACAACCGGCGGTTCTACGCCTTCAAGCGCACGAACAAGGACGGGTCCGTCAAGGCGCTGGTCATCCTGAACTACCAGGGCTCCAGCCAGTCCATCACCGTCAACCTGGCGAACACGGGCATCCAGACATCCCAGACACCCGTGGACCTGTTGACCGGCGGGGCGGGACCCGCCATCACCTCGGCCAGCTACACGGTCACCCTGCCGGCGTACGGCTTCACCGTGCTCGGCGTGGATTAG
- a CDS encoding ferritin-like domain-containing protein: protein MSSSRLRLLFARTLRASLASPLVLTGCGIVDPVIVEPPVPPIESPKPCDDGTQGSCAESPSVDLTGYAPPACAGSRPAVSGLSPAQPPDVVQLRFLTTNFGAQNPETSHHEAVLSASGTACATASDAAACQTALDKLKSSQGFHYSCESLCSAYYLATTRGDEVAAHTSLEALKNFLGPIDTAQEAALLAFGRGLNVGCEKLEYGAVKSNPDGTFNVVGTEGHTCGPGTKLYQVVLGVTPAGTVTELNRAVLQQGDPNCTIGRRPDGLLAAGGVDCDNVLGQHFAQAAHLEAASIQAFLRLHEELALHGADESLRDAALASAVDEVMHTDVSNRLARRFGATPPRPQVETRPPRPLFEVALENIVEGCTRETYGALVAHYQALHARDAEIRGVMERIAEDETRHAELSWAIDRWAHERLSDPERAALREARHRAVKTLREEMAQSLDEELTTQAGMPPPEVAAALLDSLERELWT, encoded by the coding sequence ATGTCCTCGTCCCGGCTGCGCCTGCTCTTCGCCCGTACCCTCCGTGCCTCGCTCGCCTCCCCGCTGGTGCTCACGGGGTGTGGAATCGTCGATCCGGTGATCGTCGAGCCGCCGGTGCCCCCCATCGAGAGTCCGAAACCCTGTGACGACGGGACCCAGGGGTCATGTGCCGAGAGCCCCAGCGTGGACCTGACCGGCTACGCCCCACCCGCGTGCGCGGGGAGCCGGCCCGCGGTGAGCGGTCTGTCACCCGCGCAGCCTCCCGACGTCGTGCAGTTGCGCTTCCTCACCACGAACTTCGGAGCCCAGAACCCCGAGACGTCGCATCACGAGGCGGTGCTCTCGGCCTCGGGCACCGCCTGCGCGACGGCCTCCGACGCGGCGGCGTGCCAGACAGCGCTCGACAAACTCAAGTCCTCTCAGGGCTTCCATTACTCCTGCGAGTCGCTCTGCAGCGCCTACTACCTCGCGACGACCCGGGGCGACGAAGTGGCGGCCCACACGTCCCTGGAAGCGCTCAAGAACTTCCTGGGGCCCATCGACACGGCCCAGGAGGCCGCGCTGCTCGCCTTCGGCAGGGGGCTCAACGTGGGGTGTGAGAAGCTGGAGTACGGCGCGGTGAAGTCCAACCCCGACGGTACCTTCAACGTCGTGGGTACCGAGGGGCACACCTGCGGGCCGGGCACCAAGCTGTACCAGGTCGTCCTGGGTGTCACCCCGGCGGGAACCGTCACGGAGTTGAATCGCGCGGTGCTCCAGCAGGGAGACCCCAATTGCACCATTGGCCGGAGGCCCGACGGGCTGCTCGCCGCCGGAGGCGTGGACTGCGACAATGTCCTGGGACAGCACTTCGCCCAGGCCGCGCACCTGGAGGCGGCCTCCATCCAGGCCTTCCTGCGGTTGCACGAGGAGCTGGCGCTGCACGGCGCGGACGAGTCCCTGCGGGACGCGGCCCTGGCGAGCGCCGTGGACGAGGTGATGCACACCGATGTGAGCAACCGCCTGGCGCGCCGCTTCGGCGCGACGCCTCCCCGGCCCCAGGTGGAGACGCGGCCCCCGCGCCCCCTGTTCGAGGTGGCGCTGGAGAACATCGTGGAGGGCTGCACGCGCGAGACGTACGGCGCGCTGGTGGCGCACTACCAGGCGCTGCACGCACGGGACGCGGAGATCCGCGGCGTGATGGAGCGCATCGCCGAGGACGAGACGCGTCACGCCGAGCTGTCCTGGGCCATCGATCGCTGGGCGCACGAGCGGCTGTCGGACCCGGAGCGCGCCGCCCTGCGAGAGGCGCGGCACCGGGCCGTGAAGACGCTGCGCGAGGAGATGGCCCAGTCGCTGGACGAGGAGCTCACCACCCAGGCGGGAATGCCCCCGCCCGAGGTGGCCGCCGCCCTCCTGGACTCGCTCGAGCGGGAGCTGTGGACCTGA